From the Cohaesibacter sp. ES.047 genome, the window AATTTGTAGAGCGCAATGGCGAAACCTGCGGCCCCGATGCCGGCAACGAAGGTTCCAAGCAGAATGAAGAGCATGGTGCAGCGTCCGATCTTCTCTTTGTGGTGTTTTGACTGCTATGACGGACAGTCGTCTCGCGCAAGGGCGGTGCTGATGGATGTTGTGGCACGGAATGCATCTCATTGATAAGGCAGCATTTCGTCGAGTGTGACAGCATCGCGCCGAACGCCGGTGCGCCAGACAGATCAGGTGCGCGCGCCCGAACTGCTGCCAAGGGCCGACTGAAGGGTCTTGATGACGATGAAGGCGTCCTTCAGGTGATTGCGCTCCAGTTCGCTCAAGGCTGCCGGTGACATGTAATTGTCCGGCTTTTGCCCCTCCCGGATTTGCCGGGCCTGATGGTCGAGGCGTGTTTCGAAGATCAGATCATAGGCATCGATGAGATCCTGCGCACCGGCGTTGGATATCACGCCAAGTTCCTTGGCCTCGAGCAGGCGCTCGCGGGTGTTGGCTGCGGCAATGGCGCCCTCCAGTGCATAGGCGCGGGCGAGATCGACGATGGGCACAATGCCGTTGAGCTTGAGGTCTAGCGTGTCCTTGTGCTCGCCTTTCTTGATGAGGGCAAAGCCGCGAAAGAAGCTCAGTGGCGGTGTGTGGTTGAGCGAATTGGCGATCATGTGGGCGCGGAAGATGCTGTTCTTTTTCGCTCTGTCCAGTGTTTCCTGATACAGCCCATGAAACAGCGAGGCGTCGCCTGCAATGGGTCTGAGGTCGAACATGACGCTGGCGAGCATCTGGGCCATCGGGTCGGGTTTGTCGATCCATTTGTTGAAATAGCCGCGCCAGACAGAGACCGGCTGGCACCAACGCGGGTTGGTGGCCATCATGTCGCCGGGGCAATAATAGAAACTGCAGGCATCAAGGCCATCGGAGACATAGTGCGCAAAGGCGCGAAACCATGGGCCATGTTCGGCCTCTGAATAGCTGTCATCGAGGATGAGGCAATTGTCCTGATCGGACACCCCTGTCTGTTCCTGCCTGCCTTGCGATCCGCACGCGAGCCACAGATAAGGGATCGGGGCCGGTCCCAGTTTTTCCTCGGCCATCTGGACAAGGCGACGGGTCAGACTGTCGGTGACGTTGGTGACGATACGGCCGGTGTTGTGAGCATCAACGCCGCTTCCCACCAGTTGGGCCAGCATTTGCGGCACCTTGGCGACAATCTCGGCGAGGCTTTCAAAGTCGGTCTGGCGCTGCAGATCGCGGATGAGGAAGGGTGCGGACACCGCCTGCCTGCGGACCAGATTGGTGTTGGTCAGGATGCCGACGAGCTCTCCCTTGTCGACAACGGGTAGATGGGAGTGGGCGCGTTCCATCATCGCCATCATGGCGTCAAAGCCGAGAGCGTCAGGCCCCAGCGTGTAAGGATCGGGGGTCATCACGGCGCTGACGGGTGTATCGAGCGGAAGAGCGGCAGCGACGACGCGCTCTGTGAGATCGCCCGAGGTCAGGATGCCCGTGAGGCGGCCCTCGTCGGTGATCAGCACGCAGGAGATCTTGTTTTCCCCCATGATCTTAGCGGCTTCAGTCACCGGTGCATTGGGACCGACCGTGAGGGGAGAGGGGGTCATCAACTCGCCGATGGTGATCGAGATGAGGCTCGCGGTGGTGTCGCCGATCTGGGGTTTGGTGCTCTTTTTGACAAGCGAGCTGTCAAAATAGGCATGAAAGGCGGGGTAGAGCTCGGTCAGACGTTTGAATTCGGCCTTGGGAATGAGGTAGAGCGTGCACTCTTCGCTCGCCACAGCCTTGTTGGGCGCTTCGCCATTGCCGAGCATGGCGCGCTCACCAAAGCAGTTGCCTACGTTGAGATTGAGCAGGAGGTCATTGTCGGGCGTGATGAGATCCACCGCCCCTGACCGGATGAGATAGAGGCCGGCGAGCCTTTGGCCGACCTCGACGATGGCGTCGCCCGGCTTTGCCTCGATCACCGCTGTGACACTGGCGAGCGTGCCCAGCTCGTCCATCTCCAACAGGTCAAAGGGGTGGCGATGGGATGCAAAGTCGATGAAGTCGTGCGCACCGGCAAAGCCGGCCTTCTCTGTTCCGCTCATGGTGTCCTCCCCGTCATGCCTCAAATGGTCGCGTCTTGGATGCAAAAAAGACCCCACCGAAAGCTTCGGCGGGATCTTTTGTGTCGTCCTTGATCAAGGTCACAAGGACCGCATGGGATCCTTGTGCCACTTGACTTAGTGATCGACTGCGGCGCCCGCACCTTTCGGGACACGGATGCTTTCGACCAGTTCCTGGATTTCCTGCGGTGGCTCTTCAGTCGCGGAAGAGACGACATAGGCAACAGCGAAGTTGATAATTGCGCCGATGGTGCCGAAAGCTTCCGGAGAGATGCCAAGGAAATGGTTGGCGGTGGTGTTTGGCAGCATGTTGGTGCCGGGGATGAAGAACCAGCCCTTGTACATGAAGATATACAGCAGGGTGGAGAGGATACCGGCGAGCATGCCAAGGATTGCGCCCTTGGAGTTAACCCGCTTGGAGAAGATCCCCATCATCAGAGCCGGGAAGATAGAGGATGCTGCAAGACCGAAGGCCAGCGCCACCACCTGTGCTGCGAAGCCCGGTGGATTGAGCCCCAGATAGGCGGCAATCACAATGGCGACGGCCATGGAAATGCGGGCGTAGAGCAGTTCTTTCTTCTCGGAAATGTCCGGCGTGAAGGTGCCTTTCATCAAGTCGTGCGACACGGCTGACGAAATGGCCATCAAAAGACCGGCTGCAGTGGAGAGCGCGGCGGCGAGACCACCGGCTGCGACCAATGCGATCACCCAGTCAGGAAGCTTGGCGATCTCCGGGTTGGCCAGAACCATGATGTCACGGTCCACGAACAACTCGTTGCCTTGCCAGCCAAACTCTTCGGCTTGGGTCTGGAAGCCAGTGGACTTGTCATTGTAATACTGGATGCGGCCATCGCCATTCTTGTCTTCGAATTTCAGAAGGCCGGTGGTTTCCCAGTTCTTGAACCAGTCCGGACGGTTCTCATACTGAAGGTTGCCATCTTCTGCGCCGATCGGACCGGTCTGGATGGTGTCCATCAGATTGAGGCGCGCCATGGCGCCAACGCCGGGAGCGGTGGTGTAGAGGATCGCGATGAAGACCAGAGACCAACCGGCGGTCCAGCGTGCATCAGAGACTTTCGGCACGGTGAAGAAGCGGATGATGACGTGCGGAAGGCCGGCCGTGCCGATCATCAGAGACATGGTGTACATGAACATGTTGAGCGGGTTGGATGTAAAGGCCGTATATTCGCCAAAGCCGAGATCCGTCACCACCTGATCGAGTTTTGTCAAAAGGGGTACGCCGGAAACATGATCAGAGAAGAGACCAACCTGCGGCAGGAAGCTGCCGGTCAGTTCCATCGAGATGAAGATCGCCGGGATGGTGTAGGCGAGGATCAGAACGATATACTGGGCGATCTGGGTGTAGGTGATGCCTTTCATGCCGCCTTGCACCGCATAGAGGAAGACAATCGCCGTGCCGATGATCAGGCCGGTCGATGCGTCCACTTCGAGGAAGCGGGAGAAGGCCACGCCAACGCCTTTCATCTGGCCGATAACATAGGTGATCGAGCAGATGATGAGGCAGATAACGGCCACGATGCGTGCGGTGGATGAGTAGAAACGATCACCGATGAATTCGGGCACCGTGAACTTGCCGAACTTGCGCAGGTAAGGAGCAAGAAGCATGGCCAGCAGCACGTAACCGCCGGTCCAGCCCATCAGGAAGACCGATGCGCCATAGCCGTTGAAGGCAATCAGGCCTGCCATGGAAATGAAGGAGGCCGCTGACATCCAGTCGGCGGCTGTTGCCATGCCGTTGGCAACGGGGTGAATGCCGCGACCTGCGGCGTAGAATTCGCCGGTCGAACTGGCGCGGGCCCAGAAGGCAATCCCGATGTAGAGCGCAAAGGAAGCGCCCACAACGATATAGGTAAGGGTTTGAAGATCCATAATCTCGCTCCGCTGTCCTCGTGCGTATCCCGGACAGTCTCGATTTTTTAGGAATTGGATACGCGTGACATCACTAAACTGGTGCGTTTTCACATTGAGGGTTCAATGCAAAAAGCCCTGATTACTCTTCAACGCCATGTTCTTTATCGATGGCGTTCATGCGCCAAGCGTAAAAGAAGATCAGCGCGAGAAAGACCCAGATGGATCCTTGCTGGGCAAACCAGAAGCCCAAGTCGCTACCGCCGACCCTGATGCCGGACAGAGCAGGACGCAGAAGCAGACCAAAGCCAAAAGACACCACAAACCAGATTACGAGACAGATCGCGATGAGATTGAGGTTGGCCTTCCAATAGGCGCGTCCGGATTCGTTGTTCTCGGCCATAATTCCCCCCATGAGGTTGAACCGGTTCATCGGTTCGCATTCCTGGAAATCCCGTCTACCGTCTGCTGATAGTCCTGAAGCTGTTTCCTCCAACGGCCTTAGGTATCGTGTCTTGCATCGGGCATTTTTTACGGGATCGTTCGATAATAAGAGCCAGAAAACTTTCGTTCCCCAGCGTCCGAGTGATCTAAAATGAGCGGCCTGTTTAATTCAATTGATGTTTCGTATAATTCTCTTATTCTTTAGTCTCTAAGTCTATGCAATGTTGAACTGTTTGAATTTTGGACATCGTTCCAAGTTGTGGGCTTTTGGGTGTTTCGGGTTTATTTGTATCTAAAAGTATAAGTCGGATTCTGCCTTTCGTCGTATGCAGAATGATTGCCGTGAGGCTTGCTGTGCTAAGTTGCTCTAATTTTGTTTAATCTGATGTGGCCGGATTTACTGGGACGGCTAGAGACCGAATCAGAATAGCGGTGTGCAAGTGGCTGAAGCGAGAGCGTCAGCGATGTGATTGACCTCTTTGCCAGGCTCGTGCATATGGGGCGCATGACACACCCGCCCAGCCTCACCCCGCCAATGATTGATTATAGCCCGCCGCAAGCGCCCTACTTGAGTGTGCTTTTTGCGGACGAGCATCTTGCGATCATCGACAAGCCGTCAGGCTTGTTGAGCGTGCCGGGCAAGGATGCGGCGCATTGGGATTGTGTTGAGTATCGGGCCAAGCAGGCTCTGGGCGATGCGCGCATCGTGCATCGGCTGGATATGGATACCTCGGGGGTCATGGTGCTGGCCCGCACGAGCGATTGCCACCGCAATCTGGGACGGCAGTTTGAAAAGCGCAAGGTCGAGAAGCATTATGTTGCCCGCGTGTGGGGGAACATGGTGGAGGAGTGCGGACATGTGGACCTGCCGCTGATCTGCGATTGGCCAAGCCGGCCCAAGCAGATGGTTTGCTTCGAGCGCGGCAAACAGGCCCAGACCGATTGGCAGGTTTTGCAGCGTGATGATCGCTCAACGCTGGTGCGTTTGACGCCGCACACCGGTCGGTCTCATCAGCTCAGAGTGCACATGCAAAGCCTGGGACATGTGATCATCGGAGACCGCTTTTATGCCCGGGGCGATGCGCTCTCCGGCGCGGACCGGTTGTTGCTGCATGCTGAAAAGCTCGGGCTCATTCATCCGGCCACGGGCGAATGGATGGAGTTTTTGAGCCCCTGTCCCTTCTCGTGAGCGATTAGCCGCGGCCTCTCGATGCTGTATCTCTGGCTATTGTCTTTTCCATTTGACCGTGACGGTGCTGAGCTCTTCTCCGCCTTGCAAGCGGCCTGAGCGCGAGTTGAAACTTGTCTCAGTCACGCTCGAAAAATCGACGTAGATCTTGTTCTTTTCGGTGCTGCCGGAGAGCTTGAGGCTGTTTGCGGACAGGCGACCGGACAGGGTGACCTTGGCCAGCTCTCCGCGCTGCAGGATCGGCTGGCCCGAGACGGTGCCATTGGCGCTCTCCGTCAGGGTCGACTCGAAGCTGGATGTGGCATTGACTGAACCGCAACGACCTTTCAGGGCAAGGCTGTTTTGCGCCTTGTTGTATTTGGCGTTGAGACGGCAGGCGAGGGGATCCTTGCTTGGCTTGTCTCCTTTGGTCACGATGGTGCCCTTGCCGAACCATTCACCGTCCAGCTTTTCCAGAACGCTCTCAGCCTTCGCGTGTGTCGGAGCCACCG encodes:
- a CDS encoding sodium:solute symporter family protein: MDLQTLTYIVVGASFALYIGIAFWARASSTGEFYAAGRGIHPVANGMATAADWMSAASFISMAGLIAFNGYGASVFLMGWTGGYVLLAMLLAPYLRKFGKFTVPEFIGDRFYSSTARIVAVICLIICSITYVIGQMKGVGVAFSRFLEVDASTGLIIGTAIVFLYAVQGGMKGITYTQIAQYIVLILAYTIPAIFISMELTGSFLPQVGLFSDHVSGVPLLTKLDQVVTDLGFGEYTAFTSNPLNMFMYTMSLMIGTAGLPHVIIRFFTVPKVSDARWTAGWSLVFIAILYTTAPGVGAMARLNLMDTIQTGPIGAEDGNLQYENRPDWFKNWETTGLLKFEDKNGDGRIQYYNDKSTGFQTQAEEFGWQGNELFVDRDIMVLANPEIAKLPDWVIALVAAGGLAAALSTAAGLLMAISSAVSHDLMKGTFTPDISEKKELLYARISMAVAIVIAAYLGLNPPGFAAQVVALAFGLAASSIFPALMMGIFSKRVNSKGAILGMLAGILSTLLYIFMYKGWFFIPGTNMLPNTTANHFLGISPEAFGTIGAIINFAVAYVVSSATEEPPQEIQELVESIRVPKGAGAAVDH
- a CDS encoding DUF294 nucleotidyltransferase-like domain-containing protein encodes the protein MSGTEKAGFAGAHDFIDFASHRHPFDLLEMDELGTLASVTAVIEAKPGDAIVEVGQRLAGLYLIRSGAVDLITPDNDLLLNLNVGNCFGERAMLGNGEAPNKAVASEECTLYLIPKAEFKRLTELYPAFHAYFDSSLVKKSTKPQIGDTTASLISITIGELMTPSPLTVGPNAPVTEAAKIMGENKISCVLITDEGRLTGILTSGDLTERVVAAALPLDTPVSAVMTPDPYTLGPDALGFDAMMAMMERAHSHLPVVDKGELVGILTNTNLVRRQAVSAPFLIRDLQRQTDFESLAEIVAKVPQMLAQLVGSGVDAHNTGRIVTNVTDSLTRRLVQMAEEKLGPAPIPYLWLACGSQGRQEQTGVSDQDNCLILDDSYSEAEHGPWFRAFAHYVSDGLDACSFYYCPGDMMATNPRWCQPVSVWRGYFNKWIDKPDPMAQMLASVMFDLRPIAGDASLFHGLYQETLDRAKKNSIFRAHMIANSLNHTPPLSFFRGFALIKKGEHKDTLDLKLNGIVPIVDLARAYALEGAIAAANTRERLLEAKELGVISNAGAQDLIDAYDLIFETRLDHQARQIREGQKPDNYMSPAALSELERNHLKDAFIVIKTLQSALGSSSGART
- a CDS encoding RluA family pseudouridine synthase — protein: MIDLFARLVHMGRMTHPPSLTPPMIDYSPPQAPYLSVLFADEHLAIIDKPSGLLSVPGKDAAHWDCVEYRAKQALGDARIVHRLDMDTSGVMVLARTSDCHRNLGRQFEKRKVEKHYVARVWGNMVEECGHVDLPLICDWPSRPKQMVCFERGKQAQTDWQVLQRDDRSTLVRLTPHTGRSHQLRVHMQSLGHVIIGDRFYARGDALSGADRLLLHAEKLGLIHPATGEWMEFLSPCPFS
- a CDS encoding DUF4212 domain-containing protein → MAENNESGRAYWKANLNLIAICLVIWFVVSFGFGLLLRPALSGIRVGGSDLGFWFAQQGSIWVFLALIFFYAWRMNAIDKEHGVEE